CGTACAGAATTGATAGAATGTTTAAAATTGATTAAACAGACCATTCAAGAATATTTTTAATCCAAAATATCAAATTATGGATTAGGATTACTGCTCACCGACAACTTAATTAGTTATTAATATCGACAATAACTTTGGCGTAAGTTAAACCAGAAACTTTCTGGCTATCTTCTGGAGATAGAGCAATTTTCACTTCTACAACTCTGGCATCCACATCTGCGGCTGGATCTGTATTCAGCACATCTTTTTTACCAATTTTTCTGCCAATATCAGTGACAGTTCCCTTTAATTCGCCGCTAAATGCGCCGTTATCACTGGTGATAGTAGCATTTTGACCAAGACGGACTTTACCAATGCTGTCTTCAGCGACTTCAGCAATTACAAACATTTGGTTGGTTTGCCCAATTTCAGCAATGCCATTTGCGCCGATCGCTTCACCCGATTTGGTGTAAACCTTTAAAATCTCTCCAGCGATTGGTGCTTGAACGTAGCTTAATCTTAGTTCTGCTTCGGCTTTTCTGACATTTGCGATCGCATTACTAACTTGAGCTTGTGCTACTTGCACATCGGTAGGACTAACATCTAAAATTCTGCTTAGTTTGGCCTTTTCTTCATCGATTTGTCTTTGCAAAGTTGCGACAGTTTTATCGCGGTTAACTTTAGCTTCGATTAACTGCTGTTGCAAAGTTGCTAAATTTTGTATTTGGTTGGCTCTAGCTTCCGCAAGTTGCTGTCGCAAGGTTGCCAATGTTTGCTTTAGGGTAGCTTGGCTTTCAGCCACCTGCTGATTAGCAGTTATTGCACTCAAGCGTCTTCTGTCCCGCTCTTGCTGAGAAATAGCACCTTCTTTGTATAAATAATCATAGCGTCCGGCATCGACTTGAGCATTGCGCTGTTCGGCTTTAATACGTACAACCGTTGCTCTCAGAGCATCTCTTTGCCCACTAAGTTCAGCTTCTAGGCGATTCACGGTTGCTTGTTGGACAAGTTTATCACCACTTAACTGAGCTGCAACCCGCGCGATCGCTGCTTGCCCTGCATTCCTTTCGCCAATTAACTGTGCTTGTAGGCGAGCAATAACTGCTCTTTGAGCTTGAATATCTCTGGGAGAACCAGCCCTGACTTGTGCCAAATTCGCACGGGCTTCTTGGACTTTCGCTTTTGCCTCTTGTAGTCCGGCTATTTGGGTATCGCGATTGTCCAAAATTGCCACAATTTGACCTTGCCTTACCTTTTCACCCTCTTTCACCAGAAGTTGCTGAATTCGTGACGATGGCGCTAATCCTGATGATGGGGCGGACAATTTAACAACTTCGCCTCGCGGTTCCAAACGCCCTACAGCACTAATGCTATTGGTAGATGGCATTACTGGTACGGATGTAGCTAGTTTTCTT
This portion of the Nostoc sp. GT001 genome encodes:
- a CDS encoding HlyD family efflux transporter periplasmic adaptor subunit, yielding MSRVTEKPKPSEQTLNHEQPKIWWGIAVAVPVVIAAGILGTAKIEQLRKLATSVPVMPSTNSISAVGRLEPRGEVVKLSAPSSGLAPSSRIQQLLVKEGEKVRQGQIVAILDNRDTQIAGLQEAKAKVQEARANLAQVRAGSPRDIQAQRAVIARLQAQLIGERNAGQAAIARVAAQLSGDKLVQQATVNRLEAELSGQRDALRATVVRIKAEQRNAQVDAGRYDYLYKEGAISQQERDRRRLSAITANQQVAESQATLKQTLATLRQQLAEARANQIQNLATLQQQLIEAKVNRDKTVATLQRQIDEEKAKLSRILDVSPTDVQVAQAQVSNAIANVRKAEAELRLSYVQAPIAGEILKVYTKSGEAIGANGIAEIGQTNQMFVIAEVAEDSIGKVRLGQNATITSDNGAFSGELKGTVTDIGRKIGKKDVLNTDPAADVDARVVEVKIALSPEDSQKVSGLTYAKVIVDINN